GGCCGGCGACCGTCGGGGAGCCGGACCTCGCCGACGCCGAAGCCGGCGCGGACCCGGCCGGTCCGGTGGAGGTTGTGGAGGTCGCTGCGGCCGCGGAGTTCGCGCGCCCCGGTCGCCGGGACGGCGCGGCCCGGCAGTCCGCCGAGCGGCGCGCCCGCCTGCTGGCCCGCCGCCGCCGGATGGTCACCGCCCTCTTCCTCGCCTTCGCACTCGGCGCCGTGGTCGCGGCGGTCTGGGGCATCGCCTTCATCTGGGTGCCCGCCCTGCCCGCGATCCTGCTCAGCCTCTACATCGGCCACCTCCGCAGCCTGGAGCGCCACCGGTACGAGGTGAAGCTCGACCGCACCCGGGCGGCCCAGGCCGCCGAGCGGCTGCGGGAGCGGGAGCGGGAGCGGCTGGCCCGGCAGGCCGCCGTGGCCGCGCCGGCCGTCGACCACGACGCGGTGCACGCCGCCGACCCCGGGCGCGGCCACCTGCGGCTCGCCGCCCACCCCGGCGGCCACGGCGCGCCGGAGCCCGCCACCGCCGCCTCCGCGACCCCTGCCGCATCGGCCGCTTCGGCCCTGGTCGAGGCCACCGAGCACGAGGAGTGGGTGGACGGCATGCGCGAGCGCGCCGCCGCCGGCCCGGACTCCTGGGAGCCGGTGCCGGTCCCGCTGCCGACCTACGTCACCGCACCGGTCGCACCGCGGGTCAGCCGGGGCCTCGACCTCTCCGCGCCCGGCACCTGGGACTCCGGCCGGCCCGCCGCCGAGGCCCGCCCCGCCGCCGAACTGCGCCGGACCCCGCTGTTCGACCAGTACGCCGACCCGGCCGCCGCCGGCGCCGAGGACGGCTACGCCACCCGCCCCCGGGCCGCCAACGAATGACCCGCCGGCGCCCCGCCGCAGGCCCGCGCGCCGCGGCGGGGCGACCCGCCCACGGCCATGGTCATGAGCGGGTCCCCGGAGGTGATAGAGTTCTTTCTCGTTGGGGCTGTGGCGCAGTCCGGTAGCGCACCTCGTTCGCATCGAGGGGGTCAGGGGTTCGAATCCCCTCAGCTCCACCCGACGGAAATCCCGTCCGATCCATGTGATCGGGCGGGATTTCTGCTTTTCCGCGGGCGGGTCCCGGCAATCGGCCCGTCCGGCGGGGGTGGTGGCGGGGGATCAGGCGGCGGTCCGGCCGTGGGGCGGGCGGACGGGGCGTCAGGCGGGGTGCCGGGTTTCCGAAGAGGGGTTCGTTTGCGGCGGTGACAGGACCCGTCCGTGCTCGTTAGCCAGGGCGCTGACGTTGTCGACGAAGGGGCGAGCGCCGTGGCTCAGCCGTTCGAACTGCCGGACTTCTACGTGCCGTACCCGGCACGGCTCAACCCGCATCTGGAGCACGCGCGCTCGCACACCCGGGACTGGGCCCGCGCGATGGGGATGCTGGAGGGCTCCGGGGTCTGGGAGCCGGACGATCTGGAGTCGCACGACTACGCCCTGCTCTGCGCCTACACCCACCCCGACTGTGACGCCGAGGCGCTCGCCCTGGTCACCGACTGGTACGTGTGGGTCTTCTTCTTCGACGACCACTTCCTGGAGGTCTTCAAGCGCACCCAGGACCGCGAGGGCGGCAAGGCGTACCTGGACCGGCTGCCCGCGTTCATGCCGATGGACCTGGCCGACGGCTTCCCCGAGCCGACCAACCCGGTGGAGGCGGGCCTGGCCGACCTCTGGGCCCGGACCGTCCCGAGCATGTCGGCCGACTGGCGGGCCCGGTTCGCCGAGTCCACCCGCAACCTGCTGAACGAGTCGCTCTGGGAGCTCTCCAACATCAACGAGGGCCGGGTGGCCAACCCGGTCGAGTACATCGAGATGCGGCGCAAGGTGGGCGGCGCGCCCTGGTCCGCCGGTCTGGTGGAGTACGCGGCCCGGGCCGAGGTGCCCGAGGCGGTCTCCGGGACCCGGCCGCTGCGGGTCCTGCGGGACTCCTTCTCGGACGGCGTCCACCTGCGCAACGACCTGTTCTCGTACGAGCGGGAGATCGGCGAGGAGGGCGAGCTGAGCAACGGCGTGCTCGTCCTGGAGACCTTCCTCGGCTGCGGCACGCAGGAGGCCGCCGACCGGGTCAACGACCTACTCACCTCGCGGCTCCAGCAGTTCGAGAACACCGTGCTCACCGAGCTGCCCGGGCTGTTCGCCGAGCACGGTCTCGGGCCCGAGGAGTGTGTCCGGGTGCTGGCGTACGCCAAGGGCCTGCAGGACTGGCAGTCCGGCGGCCACGAGTGGCACCTGCGGTCCAGCCGGTACATGAACCAGGGCGGCGCCGCCGCCGGCGCGGGTGCCCCCGCCTTCGCCGTACCGACCGGCCTGGGCACCTCCGCCGCCGACATCAGGCTGACCGCCGGCCTCGGCGGGCTGCGGAAGTTCACCCACACCCCGCACCGGGCGGTCGGGCCGTCCGAGCTGCCGGAGTTCCACCTGCCGTTCACCGGCGGTCTGAACCCGCACCTGCCCGCCGCCCGCCGGAACCTGGTCGACTGGTCCCACCGGACGGGCCTGCTGCGGCCCGAACCCGGCGTGCCCGGCTCCGACCTGTGGACCGAGGAGATGCTGGTCGACTTCGACTTCGCGCTCTGCTCGGCGGCCATCGACCCCGACGCCACCCCCGGGGAGCTCGACCTCAGCGCCGCCTGGCTGGCCTGGGGCACCTACGCCGACGACTACTACCCCGCGGTCTTCGGCCGCGCCCGCGACCTCGCCGGGGCGAGGCGCTGCACCGAGCGGCTCGCTGCCCTGATGCCGGTGGACGGCGACATCGCCCCCGCCCCCGACCCCGACAGCGCCCTGGAACGCGGCCTCGCCGACCTCTGGCAGCGCACCACCGCGGGGATGTCCGCCGAGGACCGGCGGGCCTTCCGCACGACCGTCGACGACATGACCGGCGCCTGGCTCTGGGAGCTCGACAACCAGGCCCAGCACCGGATCCCCGACCCGGTGGACTACATCGAGATGCGGCGGCTCACCTTCGGCGCCGACCTCACCATGGGGCTCGCCCGGCTCGAACACGGGCGGGAGCTCCCCGCGGAGGTGCTGGCCAGCGGCTCGATCACGGCCCTGGAGAACGCGGCGGCGGACTTCGGCGGGCTGATGAACGACGTGTACTCGTACCGGAAGGAGATCGAGTACGAGGGGGAGCTGCACAACGCGGTGCTGGTGGTGGAGGCGTTCCTCGACTGCGACCAGCCGCGGGCGCTGGGGATCGTCGCGGACCTGATGAACGGGCGGATGCGGCAGTTCGAGCACATCGTGGGGCACGAACTGCCGGTCCTGTGCGAGGACCTCGGGCTGGGGGCGGCGGAGCGGGCGGCGCTCGACGCGTACGTCGGGGAGCTGCGGGACTGGCTGGTGGCGATCCGGACCTGGCACGAGGGGACGCGGCGGTACGGCGAGGAGGACCTGCGGCGGCACCGGGCGGCGCGGGTGCCGGCGGTGCCGGCGCTGTCGTACGGACCGACGGGGCTGGGGACCTCGGCGGCGAGGGTGCGGGAGCTCATCCGGTAGGGGCAGCCCCTGGGGTAGCCGGATGCGCAGGAAGGGGCGCGGGGAACCGCGCGGGGAGGAAAGGTTCTTCGTGAGCTTTCTCCCTGCGCGCAGTTCCCCGCGCCCCTGGGGTGACCGGGTGCGCACTGCCCCCGGCCGGGTGGGTCAGTTGGGGTCGTAGTGAGGGGTGGGGTGGGGGGTCTGGCGGGGAACGGCCGGGGGCGGGGTGCGCCGGTGGCCGCGGGGGTGGCGGGTGAGCTTGTAGCCCGCGACACCCGCGAGGGCGGCGAGGGCGCCGCCGGCCAGGGTCCAGTACCAGCGGGTGTTCCAGCCGGAGAACCAGCCCGAGTACCAGTGGTCCTCGGGCTCCGCCGGGGCGGCGGCGTGAGCGGCGGTGGCGGCCGGGGCCGGGCTCCCGCCGACCACGCCGGGGTTCACCGGCGGCACCAGCGGCGCCTTCAGCTCCCCGCCCTCGGGCTGGGCGTCGTCCGCCCCGCCCTTGGCGGTGACCTTCACCTTGACCTGGGCGGCGAGGCCCAGGTCCTGCTGCGGGACGTCGCCGACCGCGAGCCGGACGTAGTACGTGCCGGGCAGCGGGTCGCCGGACCAGGGCTCGGCCCAGGAGCGGATCTGCCGCAGGGTGCACCGCACCGCGACGCTGGTGGCGCTCTGGTCGGCGCTGCCGTTCTGCGGTCCTGCGGTGCAGGACTGGCGGCGGCGGAGGCCGTCGAAGACCTCCACCGTCCAGGTCTGCGGCCCGTGCCGGTCGCCGGAGGGCGCGAGGGCGACGTCCACCGCGACGGTGGGGGTCTGGCCCTCGGAGGCGGCGAACGCCCAGTAGAGGTAGTCACCGGTGGACACCGGGACGTCGGCGCTCTGGCCGGGCGCCAGGGTGGTGGCGGTCAGGAAGTTGGTGCCCGCGGTACCGGCCGGGGCCAGCGAGCCGGAGGCGGAGCCGGACGGGGAGGGCGAGGGCGAGGCGGCCACGGCCGCCGGGGCGGCCAGGGCCACCAGGCAGAGCGCCGGCAGCACGGACTTGAGAGGGGTACGCATCGTCAGTTCTCCCGCCAGACAGCGATCCGCCAGCGCGCCACCCAGCCGAAGACCAGGCCGGTGAGCAGGCCGGCCAGGGTGAGCACCAGCAGCAGGATCCAGCCGCGGCCGAGGCCCATGGCCGGGCCGTCGGGCGCCGGGGACGCCTCGGTGACGTCCACGGTCAGCTCCAGCGGCAGGCCGGGCTCGGCCTGGACACCGGGCTGGCCGGCGAAGGAGCTGCTGACGATCAGGCAGACCGGGCGTCCGGCGGCGTCCGAGGAACCGTCGGCGCCCGGGGCGGCGGAGGACTTCTTGTCGGACTTCTCGGCCTTC
The window above is part of the Kitasatospora sp. HUAS MG31 genome. Proteins encoded here:
- the glpR gene encoding gephyrin-like molybdotransferase receptor GlpR — its product is MSSSGLIYAVIVGAWAAYLVPMWLRRQDELNESRPTERFSTAIRLLAGRSALERRAARALGEETPEDGTPADGSAPDREATPDGAEPLPAGGGEALSADGPATVGEPDLADAEAGADPAGPVEVVEVAAAAEFARPGRRDGAARQSAERRARLLARRRRMVTALFLAFALGAVVAAVWGIAFIWVPALPAILLSLYIGHLRSLERHRYEVKLDRTRAAQAAERLRERERERLARQAAVAAPAVDHDAVHAADPGRGHLRLAAHPGGHGAPEPATAASATPAASAASALVEATEHEEWVDGMRERAAAGPDSWEPVPVPLPTYVTAPVAPRVSRGLDLSAPGTWDSGRPAAEARPAAELRRTPLFDQYADPAAAGAEDGYATRPRAANE
- a CDS encoding terpene synthase family protein yields the protein MAQPFELPDFYVPYPARLNPHLEHARSHTRDWARAMGMLEGSGVWEPDDLESHDYALLCAYTHPDCDAEALALVTDWYVWVFFFDDHFLEVFKRTQDREGGKAYLDRLPAFMPMDLADGFPEPTNPVEAGLADLWARTVPSMSADWRARFAESTRNLLNESLWELSNINEGRVANPVEYIEMRRKVGGAPWSAGLVEYAARAEVPEAVSGTRPLRVLRDSFSDGVHLRNDLFSYEREIGEEGELSNGVLVLETFLGCGTQEAADRVNDLLTSRLQQFENTVLTELPGLFAEHGLGPEECVRVLAYAKGLQDWQSGGHEWHLRSSRYMNQGGAAAGAGAPAFAVPTGLGTSAADIRLTAGLGGLRKFTHTPHRAVGPSELPEFHLPFTGGLNPHLPAARRNLVDWSHRTGLLRPEPGVPGSDLWTEEMLVDFDFALCSAAIDPDATPGELDLSAAWLAWGTYADDYYPAVFGRARDLAGARRCTERLAALMPVDGDIAPAPDPDSALERGLADLWQRTTAGMSAEDRRAFRTTVDDMTGAWLWELDNQAQHRIPDPVDYIEMRRLTFGADLTMGLARLEHGRELPAEVLASGSITALENAAADFGGLMNDVYSYRKEIEYEGELHNAVLVVEAFLDCDQPRALGIVADLMNGRMRQFEHIVGHELPVLCEDLGLGAAERAALDAYVGELRDWLVAIRTWHEGTRRYGEEDLRRHRAARVPAVPALSYGPTGLGTSAARVRELIR
- a CDS encoding peptidase, producing MRTPLKSVLPALCLVALAAPAAVAASPSPSPSGSASGSLAPAGTAGTNFLTATTLAPGQSADVPVSTGDYLYWAFAASEGQTPTVAVDVALAPSGDRHGPQTWTVEVFDGLRRRQSCTAGPQNGSADQSATSVAVRCTLRQIRSWAEPWSGDPLPGTYYVRLAVGDVPQQDLGLAAQVKVKVTAKGGADDAQPEGGELKAPLVPPVNPGVVGGSPAPAATAAHAAAPAEPEDHWYSGWFSGWNTRWYWTLAGGALAALAGVAGYKLTRHPRGHRRTPPPAVPRQTPHPTPHYDPN